GATGGATACGTAAGGTCGGAGACTCAGGATTCAGGATACATGATTCAGGAATGTTAGGAGCTTAATCCTTACAGCTTACAGCTTGAAACAGGACAGGATCGGCTTACAGCCAGGGAGGTTATTATTTATGTTGGATATAGAAGCTATCAAGAGCATCATTCCCCATCGGTATCCTTTCCTCCTTGTGGATAGGATTCTCGAGCTGGAACAGGGTAAACGTGCTGTGGGGATAAAGAGTGTTTCCGCCGATGAACCCTTTTTTATGGGACATTTCCCGGAGTATCCGGTGATGCCCGGTGTGCTCATCGTGGAAGCACTGGCTCAAGTGGGGGCGGTGGCTCTCTTGAGTTTGGAAGAGAACAAGGGGAAATTGGCGCTCTTTGCCGGAATAGATAATTTTAGATTCAAAAGGCAGGTACGTCCAGGCGATCAACTCCGATTGGAGGTACAGATCGTAAAGGCCAGGGGTGCCATCGGTAAGGGGCAAGCGACAGCTTATTTAGATGCCGAAGTTGTTGCTCAAGGCGAGCTCCTTTTCGCCGTTAAATAAATTGTACATTCACACTTTTTCTATGGAAGGAGATAAAGATGCGGGAAATCTTTAAAACCTCAATCACAAGATGCTTGATAGTACTTTTATCCATCGCGCTTTTTTGGATGGCTCTGACGGGATGTCTACCCCGCAAGGAGAA
The window above is part of the Actinomycetota bacterium genome. Proteins encoded here:
- the fabZ gene encoding 3-hydroxyacyl-ACP dehydratase FabZ is translated as MLDIEAIKSIIPHRYPFLLVDRILELEQGKRAVGIKSVSADEPFFMGHFPEYPVMPGVLIVEALAQVGAVALLSLEENKGKLALFAGIDNFRFKRQVRPGDQLRLEVQIVKARGAIGKGQATAYLDAEVVAQGELLFAVK